GGCGAGCGTCTCGCCCTCCTTGACGATGACCTGCGTCGTCGCCTGGCGCTTGTTGATGCTCGGGATCGGGCCGGCCGTGGAGTTGATGTCGGCGCCCTTGGAGTTGTTCTCGACGTTCACGAGCAGCTTGACCCGGGTGATGTCGCCCGGCTCACGGATGACCGTCGGCGTGACCTCGAGTTTGAGCAGCGCCTCCTTGAACTGGACCTGGGTGCCGGCGGAGCTCACCGTCGCGTACGGGATCTCGCTGCCGAGCGACATCAACGCCTTCGCGTTCTCCACCGTCACGACCTCGGGCTTGGCGAGCGACGTGCTCTTGCTCTGCGCCTCGAGCGCGTCGAGGATGAGGTTGATGTTGATCTTCCGGCTGATGAACCCGAAGGCGAGACCGCTCGGCGTGATGCCGGAGAACGAGCCGCTCGGAAGCAGCGGGAAGTTGACGATGTTGCCGCCGAGGGGCAGGCCGGTCGTCGCGCTCACGGGCAGGAAGTTGGCGAGCGTCAGGCCCGGGTTGTTGGGGGGTTGGTTGAAGAAGACTGGAGCGATCCCCGTGCCCGGGTTCTGCGTCGCGAAGCCCTGACCGACCAGCACGTCGCCGCCAGTCGTGAGCCGGCGCACCGCCGCGCCGCCCCACCGGATGCCGAGTCCGAAGAACTCGGTGCGGTTCAGCTCGTTCATCCGCGCCTCGATCTTCACCTGCGGCAGCGGCACGTCGAGCTTCTCGCGGATCAGCTTCTTGATCCGCTCGAGGTCCGCCTCGTAGTGGCGGATGAAGATCGAGTTCGTCGGCTTGTGCGGCATGATCGTGATGCCCTTCGCGAGCACCTCGGCCGGCGGCAGGGGCGCGGGCTGCCCCGGCGCCGCCGGCGGGCCCGTGCCGTAGAGAGCGGAGAACGGCGGGGCCGCGATCGGGGGCGGCCCGCCGGGCGCGCCGGGCGCGCCGCCACCGGGGCCCGTGAGGCCGAGGATGCCGCGGAGCGTGGCGACCATCTCGTCGGGGTCGGCGTAGGCGAGGCGGATCGTCTCTTCCCTCAGCGGCCCGCGCGCCAGCTGCTCCGCCCGCGCGAACTCGACCATGCGCTGCTTCTCGATCGCCTCCTGCTCCTTGATCTTCGCCTCGGCCGCCTTCTGGCGGATCTCGTTCTCGGCCTTGAGCCGCGACTCCTCGACCCGCAGCAGCCCCTCGCGCTCCTTGATGAGCTGGTCGGTGGAGACGATGCGAACCACGCCGTCCTTCTCGATCTTCTGGAGGCCCTTCGTGACGAGCACGGTCTCGAACGCGAGATCCCAGGGCACGTTCCTCAGCGTGATCGACATCTTGCCCTTGACGTCCTCGCCGATGACGATGTTCTTGCCGCTCTCGGCCGCGAGGATGCGGAGGAGGTTCACGACGTCGGCGTCCTTGAAGTCGAACGAGATCAGGTGCGAGCCGTTCGTGGGCGGCGGCGCCGGCGCGGGCTGGGCGGCCTGGGCGATGCGGATCGGCGCGGGACGGACCTCGGCCACCGGGGGCTTCGCCGGCTCGGGCTCGGGCGCCGGACGGACCTCGGGGATCACGGGCGCCGGTGCTGGCATCGGCGCCGGCTCGGCCGCGGCCGCCTTCGGGGGCTTCGGCTGCGCGGCCGCCACCTGGGCCGTCGGGATGATGATCGCGAGACCGTCGTCCTCCTCGCGAATCGCATACCCGACGTTCCGGGTCAGCTCGAACACCACGCGCGCGACGCCCTTCCGGTATTGGCTGCCCCGGATCTGCTTGACCGGGTCGGCGCCCACGGTCAGCGGGGTCTTGCGCCAGGCGTAGACGGTATTGTCGAGG
This DNA window, taken from Candidatus Methylomirabilota bacterium, encodes the following:
- a CDS encoding AMIN domain-containing protein, which translates into the protein MNTERRIPIVLVAVSVALVLLVATPAQAQTAPAVLSDVTVSSQPDAVTVYVKTSREPQYHAELIDGPNRLVIDLDNTVYAWRKTPLTVGADPVKQIRGSQYRKGVARVVFELTRNVGYAIREEDDGLAIIIPTAQVAAAQPKPPKAAAAEPAPMPAPAPVIPEVRPAPEPEPAKPPVAEVRPAPIRIAQAAQPAPAPPPTNGSHLISFDFKDADVVNLLRILAAESGKNIVIGEDVKGKMSITLRNVPWDLAFETVLVTKGLQKIEKDGVVRIVSTDQLIKEREGLLRVEESRLKAENEIRQKAAEAKIKEQEAIEKQRMVEFARAEQLARGPLREETIRLAYADPDEMVATLRGILGLTGPGGGAPGAPGGPPPIAAPPFSALYGTGPPAAPGQPAPLPPAEVLAKGITIMPHKPTNSIFIRHYEADLERIKKLIREKLDVPLPQVKIEARMNELNRTEFFGLGIRWGGAAVRRLTTGGDVLVGQGFATQNPGTGIAPVFFNQPPNNPGLTLANFLPVSATTGLPLGGNIVNFPLLPSGSFSGITPSGLAFGFISRKININLILDALEAQSKSTSLAKPEVVTVENAKALMSLGSEIPYATVSSAGTQVQFKEALLKLEVTPTVIREPGDITRVKLLVNVENNSKGADINSTAGPIPSINKRQATTQVIVKEGETLAIGGIRQRDVVESVQKVPLFGNIPIIGFLFRSTQRLTDPNREMVVFITPYVLKLDVAQTPPATPPQK